One Microtus pennsylvanicus isolate mMicPen1 chromosome 3, mMicPen1.hap1, whole genome shotgun sequence DNA window includes the following coding sequences:
- the Cwc15 gene encoding spliceosome-associated protein CWC15 homolog, translated as MTTAARPTFEPARGGRGKGEGDLSQLSKQYSSRDLPSHTKIKYRQTTQDAPEEVRNRDFRRELEERERAAAREKNRDRPTREHTTSSSVSKKPRLDQIPAANLDADDPLTDEDDEDFEEESDDDDTAALLAELEKIKKERAEEQARKEQEQKAEEERIRMENILSGNPLLNLTGPSQPQANFKVKRRWDDDVVFKNCAKGIDDQKKDKRFVNDTLRSEFHKKFMEKYIK; from the exons ATGACAACAGCAGCCAGACCCACTTTTGAACCGGCCAGaggtggaagaggaaaaggagaaggggattTGAGCCAGCTCTCAAAGCAATATTCAAGCAGAGACCTTCCCTCCCATACAAAGATAAAATACAG ACAAACTACACAAGATGCTCCTGAAGAGGTTCGCAACCGTGACTTTAGGAGAGaattggaggagagagagagagctgctgcaagggaaaaaaataGGGACCGTCCGACCCGAG aacATACAACTTCCTCTTCCGTGTCCAAGAAGCCCCGCTTAGACCAGATCCCCGCTGCCAACCTTGATGCCGATGACCCTCTCACGGAT GAGGACGATGAGGATTTTGAAGAGGAAAGCGACGACGATGACACTGCGGCTCTTCTGGCAGAGCTGgagaaaatcaagaaggaaagaGCTGAGGAGCAGGCCAGGAAG gaacaagaacaaaaagcagaagaagagagaattcGCATGGAAAATATTCTGAGTGGAAACCCTCTCCTTAATCTCACTGGCCCGTCCCAGCCTCAGGCCAACTTCAAGGTTAAAAGAAG GTGGGACGATGACGTCGTTTTTAAGAACTGTGCAAAAGGAATAGATGAtcagaagaaagacaaaagattTGTAAACGACACACTGCGATCTGAGTTTCACAAGAAGTTCATGGAGAAATATATTAAGTAG
- the LOC142847289 gene encoding lysine-specific demethylase 4D-like translates to MKSKSSCAQNPSCSIMIFRPSKEEFNDFDKYIAYMESQGAHRAGLAKVIPPKEWRARQSYEDISDMVIGTPLQQVVSGRAGVFTQYHKKKKAMTVGQYRDLANSKKYRTPPHVNFEDLERKYWKNRLYESPIYGADVSGSLFDGKTQNWNVGHLGTIQDLLEQECGIVIEGVNTPYLYFGMWKTTFAWHTEDMDLYSINYLHFGQPKTWYAVPPEHGRRLEHLARQLFPGSSQGCQAFMRHKVALISPTVLKENGIPFGRMTQEAGEFMVTFPYGYHAGFNHGFNCAEAINFATPRWIDYGKVATQCSCGEARVSFSMDVFVRILQPERYELWKRGQDQAVVDHTETGSASQELTTRRVTKAPRKPQGQRCLQLHQVSHSLLPRATGSKIACIYRQPSDAAVGEVQKPDRAPVPPPTLGPSSSRHYKSTGRCGLGRRHCELGVQESTNEAPVKRRQPAGRADTELLT, encoded by the coding sequence ATGAAGTCTAAGTCCAGTTGTGCTCAGAATCCGAGCTGCAGCATAATGATATTTCGTCCCAGCAAAGAAGAGTTTAATGATTTTGACAAATACATCGCTTACATGGAATCCCAGGGGGCACACCGAGCTGGACTGGCCAAGGTCATCCCACCCAAAGAATGGAGAGCCCGGCAGTCCTATGAGGACATCAGTGACATGGTAATAGGCACTCCCCTGCAGCAAGTGGTGTCTGGCCGCGCAGGTGTGTTCACTCAATATCACAAGAAGAAGAAAGCCATGACAGTGGGGCAGTACCGTGACCTGGCCAACAGCAAAAAATACCGGACCCCGCCACATGTGAATTTTGAAGATCTGGAGAGAAAATACTGGAAGAATCGCCTCTATGAGTCACCAATTTACGGTGCAGATGTCAGCGGCTCCCTGTTTGATGGGAAAACTCAAAACTGGAACGTGGGACACCTGGGAACAATTCAGGACCTGTTAGAACAAGAATGCGGCATTGTGATCGAGGGCGTCAACACGCCCTACCTGTACTTTGGCATGTGGAAGACCACCTTCGCGTGGCATACGGAGGACATGGACCTGTACAGCATCAACTACCTGCACTTTGGGCAGCCCAAGACGTGGTACGCGGTGCCCCCCGAGCATGGCCGGCGCCTGGAGCACCTGGCCAGACAGCTGTTCCCGGGCAGCTCCCAGGGCTGCCAGGCCTTCATGAGGCACAAGGTGGCACTCATCTCCCCCACTGTGCTCAAGGAGAATGGCATCCCGTTTGGACGCATGACGCAGGAGGCTGGGGAGTTCATGGTCACCTTTCCCTATGGATATCACGCTGGCTTCAATCACGGCTTCAACTGCGCAGAGGCCATCAATTTCGCCACCCCGAGGTGGATCGACTATGGGAAGGTGGCAACTCAGTGCAGCTGTGGGGAGGCCAGGGTGAGCTTCTCCATGGATGTCTTTGTGCGGATCCTGCAGCCTGAGCGATATGAGCTGTGGAAACGTGGCCAAGATCAGGCAGTTGTGGACCATACAGAGACTGGTTCTGCCAGTCAGGAGCTCACCACCAGGCGGGTGACCAAAGCACCAAGAAAACCTCAGGGACAGAGGTGCCTCCAGCTTCACCAGGTCTCACACTCTCTTCTGCCTAGAGCCACTGGCAGTAAGATTGCTTGCATCTACAGGCAACCGTCAGATGCCGCAGTTGGTGAGGTCCAGAAGCCTGATCGAGCCCCTGTCCCACCACCTACCCTGGGTCCATCTTCTTCTCGTCACTACAAGTCAACCGGAAGATGTGGTCTTGGTCGACGCCATTGTGAACTAGGAGTGCAGGAGTCCACCAATGAGGCTCCAGTCAAGAGGCGCCAGCCAGCAGGCAGAGCAGATACAGAGCTTCTGACATAG